A genomic region of Barnesiella viscericola DSM 18177 contains the following coding sequences:
- the secDF gene encoding protein translocase subunit SecDF, producing MQNKGFIRVIAVLLTLICLFYISFSVVTAIYNNKAKEYAAGDEAKYKHYIDSISTEKVSWWYYTYQQCREMEIGLGLDLKGGMNVMLQISVADVLKSLSNNNPDPNFNAAIAAAQAAQAGNNDFIASFYDEYRKIDPNVRLSAIFSTFQLKDKITPRSTNEEVIAVLRNELNSAVDNSYNVLRTRIDRFGVVAPNIQKLEKDGLISIELPGIKEPERVRKLLQGSANLEFWETYKLDQLIAKLDAVNNALAAANASQATDSVAAETPVTEPAPAATDTTATAAAATGDSTAQSLKAKLQKEESDAEMMARFRKQNPLLSLMNYTQAYGGSPVIGIVNKNDTAAVNSMLSSKIARDILPSDLILRWTVKPIDEKQTMYQLIALKAGKGGKAPLGGDVITDARDDFDKLQGSVVSMTMNAEGAKTWEKLTRDNIGNAIAIVLDNQVYSFPNVNQAITGGSSQITGGFSPEEAKDLANVLKSGKMAASVTIVQEDIIGPSLGQEAIQNGLISFLVALVLLMAYLIIMYGWTPGLIASFGVICNLFFTVGILASLQAVLTLSGIAGIVLSLAMAVDANVLIFERTKEELRAGKNMKSAVADGYKNAFSAIFDSNLTSIITGVILLIYGTGPILGFATTLIIGIATSFFTAIFITRLIFEAGLNRGKFNNMTFTTAISRNFLTDTHINFVGLRKIGYICILAVIAVFVVSFFTRGMNQGIDFSGGRNYVVRFEQPVSPLEIENMLEPSFEGHSLSVITITSSNQVRISTNYRIADNGEEVDREIETKLYEGMKSLLGDTTYEEFSENMIQSRQKVGPTIADDIKVGAYWAVFFSLIAMALYILLRFRNIAFSAGTLVSVAFTTFSVVGLYSLLYGVLPFSMEIDQNFVAAVLTVIGYSVNDTVVIFDRIREEKTLYPKRDLVTSINSALNSTLPRTINTGQSTIIVLLCILLLGAESVRSFAFAMLFGVIIGTFSTLFVATPIAYEIQRRGLAKKAAKEAAAAK from the coding sequence ATGCAAAACAAAGGATTTATTAGAGTCATTGCGGTTTTGCTTACACTTATCTGCTTGTTTTACATTTCGTTTTCGGTTGTAACAGCTATTTACAACAATAAAGCGAAAGAGTATGCAGCCGGCGATGAGGCGAAGTATAAACATTATATCGACTCTATCTCTACGGAAAAGGTGTCTTGGTGGTATTATACGTATCAGCAATGCCGTGAAATGGAAATAGGTTTGGGCCTCGACTTGAAAGGCGGTATGAATGTAATGCTGCAAATTTCGGTGGCCGATGTGCTCAAATCGTTGTCGAATAACAACCCCGACCCCAATTTCAATGCGGCTATTGCTGCCGCACAGGCTGCACAAGCCGGGAACAACGATTTTATCGCTTCGTTCTACGACGAATACAGAAAAATCGATCCCAATGTGCGATTGTCGGCTATTTTCAGTACTTTCCAATTAAAAGATAAGATAACGCCCCGTTCGACCAACGAAGAGGTAATTGCCGTTTTGCGCAACGAATTGAACAGCGCGGTAGACAACTCGTATAATGTATTGCGCACGCGTATCGACCGCTTCGGCGTGGTTGCTCCCAATATCCAAAAGTTGGAGAAAGACGGTCTTATCTCGATAGAATTGCCGGGTATCAAAGAGCCCGAACGTGTGAGAAAATTGTTGCAAGGTAGCGCAAACCTCGAGTTTTGGGAAACTTATAAGCTCGACCAGCTCATTGCCAAACTCGATGCTGTAAACAACGCTCTGGCTGCTGCCAATGCCAGCCAGGCTACCGACTCGGTAGCTGCCGAGACTCCCGTTACCGAACCTGCACCGGCTGCAACCGACACGACGGCTACTGCCGCTGCCGCTACGGGCGACAGCACCGCTCAGTCGCTGAAAGCCAAACTGCAGAAAGAGGAGTCGGATGCCGAAATGATGGCTCGTTTCCGCAAACAGAATCCGTTGCTTTCGCTGATGAACTATACACAAGCCTACGGCGGTTCGCCGGTAATCGGTATTGTGAACAAAAACGATACGGCTGCCGTAAACAGCATGTTGTCGAGCAAGATTGCCCGCGACATCCTGCCCAGCGACCTTATCCTGCGCTGGACGGTGAAACCCATCGACGAGAAACAGACCATGTACCAGCTCATCGCCTTGAAGGCCGGCAAGGGTGGCAAAGCCCCGCTGGGTGGCGATGTGATTACCGACGCTCGTGACGATTTCGACAAACTGCAAGGTTCTGTCGTGAGCATGACCATGAATGCCGAGGGTGCCAAGACGTGGGAGAAACTGACCCGCGACAACATCGGTAACGCCATTGCCATCGTGCTCGATAACCAGGTATATTCGTTCCCCAATGTGAACCAAGCCATCACGGGCGGTAGCTCGCAGATTACCGGCGGATTCTCTCCCGAAGAGGCCAAAGACTTGGCCAATGTGCTCAAATCGGGTAAGATGGCAGCTTCTGTAACGATTGTACAAGAAGACATCATCGGTCCTTCGCTGGGCCAGGAGGCTATTCAAAACGGATTGATTTCGTTCTTGGTCGCTTTGGTGCTGCTGATGGCCTATTTGATTATCATGTACGGCTGGACGCCGGGCCTTATTGCCAGCTTCGGTGTGATATGCAACCTTTTCTTCACTGTGGGTATTCTTGCCTCGCTGCAAGCCGTGCTCACCCTTTCGGGTATTGCCGGTATCGTGTTGTCTTTGGCTATGGCGGTCGATGCCAACGTGCTGATTTTCGAGCGTACCAAAGAAGAATTGCGTGCGGGTAAGAATATGAAATCGGCGGTTGCCGATGGTTACAAGAATGCATTCTCGGCAATCTTCGACTCGAACTTGACCTCTATCATCACGGGTGTGATTCTGCTGATTTATGGAACGGGTCCCATCTTGGGCTTTGCCACAACCTTGATTATCGGTATCGCTACTTCGTTCTTTACGGCTATCTTTATCACCCGTCTCATTTTCGAGGCTGGTCTGAACCGCGGGAAATTCAATAATATGACTTTCACTACGGCTATTTCGCGTAATTTCCTCACCGATACCCACATCAATTTCGTAGGGTTGCGCAAGATAGGTTATATCTGCATTCTGGCCGTAATAGCCGTGTTTGTCGTTTCGTTCTTCACTCGTGGAATGAATCAAGGTATCGATTTCTCGGGAGGCCGTAACTACGTGGTTCGATTTGAACAACCGGTAAGCCCGCTCGAAATCGAAAATATGCTTGAACCTTCGTTCGAAGGGCATTCGTTGTCGGTAATCACCATCACGAGCAGCAATCAAGTGCGTATCTCGACCAATTACCGTATTGCCGATAACGGCGAGGAGGTTGACCGTGAAATCGAAACAAAACTCTACGAGGGTATGAAGAGCCTGCTGGGCGATACTACCTACGAAGAGTTTTCCGAGAATATGATTCAGAGCCGCCAGAAGGTAGGCCCGACTATTGCCGACGATATTAAGGTGGGAGCCTATTGGGCAGTCTTTTTCTCGTTGATTGCGATGGCTCTGTATATCTTGCTCCGATTCCGCAACATCGCGTTCAGTGCGGGTACGCTGGTTTCGGTAGCCTTTACCACTTTCTCGGTAGTGGGCTTGTACTCGCTGCTTTATGGAGTTTTGCCCTTCTCGATGGAAATCGATCAGAACTTTGTCGCTGCGGTATTGACGGTTATCGGTTACTCGGTGAACGATACGGTGGTAATCTTCGACCGTATTCGCGAGGAAAAAACGCTCTATCCCAAGCGCGATTTGGTAACGTCGATTAATAGCGCCTTGAACAGTACGTTGCCTCGTACAATCAATACGGGACAAAGTACGATTATCGTGTTGCTGTGTATCCTCTTGTTGGGTGCTGAGTCGGTTCGTAGCTTTGCATTTGCCATGCTGTTCGGTGTAATCATCGGTACGTTCTCGACCTTGTTCGTGGCTACGCCCATCGCTTATGAAATACAGCGTCGTGGTTTGGCCAAGAAAGCTGCCAAGGAGGCTGCCGCTGCCAAATAA
- the recO gene encoding DNA repair protein RecO, translating into MLQKTLGIVLHLIPYNDKVAVAHLYTREYGRTSFLFPQGNGRKARMYRPLFMPFSILELDIDYRNTREIQKIVEARTVLPLQNIYTDPVKNAETLFLAEMLGQTLKEPEPNPQLFAFVAQAIQVLNLIDEGKANFHLCFLLQLCSFLGFSPNMESYRPGYCFDMLNGIFTSTRPLHAYVLAPREAEIFAQLTRMDFNNLRYFHFNRGERNAVLDRILTYYRLHQPGIGELRSPEILKALFD; encoded by the coding sequence ATGCTGCAAAAAACATTAGGTATCGTCTTACACCTCATTCCCTATAACGACAAGGTGGCCGTGGCACACCTCTACACCCGCGAGTATGGGCGCACCTCTTTTCTGTTCCCTCAGGGAAACGGTAGGAAGGCTCGCATGTACCGTCCGCTCTTCATGCCCTTCTCGATTCTCGAACTAGACATCGACTACCGCAACACCCGCGAGATTCAGAAGATTGTCGAGGCCCGCACCGTGCTCCCCCTGCAAAACATCTATACCGACCCGGTGAAAAATGCCGAAACGCTGTTTCTGGCCGAGATGCTGGGACAGACACTCAAAGAGCCCGAACCCAATCCGCAGCTCTTCGCCTTTGTGGCACAGGCCATTCAGGTACTCAACCTCATCGACGAGGGGAAGGCCAACTTTCACCTCTGCTTCCTGCTACAACTGTGCAGTTTCCTGGGGTTCAGTCCCAACATGGAGAGTTACCGCCCGGGCTACTGCTTCGACATGCTCAACGGGATATTTACCTCGACCCGCCCGCTGCATGCCTATGTGCTCGCTCCGCGCGAAGCCGAAATCTTCGCCCAGCTCACCCGCATGGATTTCAACAACCTGCGCTACTTCCACTTCAACCGGGGCGAACGCAACGCCGTGCTCGACCGCATACTCACCTACTACCGCCTGCACCAGCCCGGCATTGGCGAACTGCGCTCGCCCGAAATATTGAAAGCCCTCTTCGACTAA